A genomic region of Raphanus sativus cultivar WK10039 chromosome 6, ASM80110v3, whole genome shotgun sequence contains the following coding sequences:
- the LOC108812481 gene encoding valine--tRNA ligase, mitochondrial 1-like: MSLLFLRRAKPLFISPFPHHSTFSSLTPANLLRRSFHGSATMSEAEKKILTEEELERKKKKDDKAKEKELKKLKALEKAKLAELKAKQAKDGTSAPKKSTKKSSKRDASDENPADFVDPETPLAEKKKLSSQMAKQYSPAAVEKSWYAWWEKSDLFKADAKSSKPPFVIVLPPPNVTGALHIGHALTSAIEDTIIRWKRMSGYNALWVPGMDHAGIATQVVVEKKLMRERGLTRHDVGREEFVNEVWKWKNQHGGTILTQLRRLGASLDWSRECFTMDEQRSKAVTEGFVRLYKEGLIYRDIRLVNWDCVLRTAVSDVEVDHIDIKEKTLLNIPGYDKPVEFGLLTSFAYPLEGGLGEVVVATTRVETMLGDTAIAVHPDDARYKHLHGKFAVHPFNGRKIPIICDGILVDPNFGTGCVKITPAHDPNDCEVGKRHNLEFINILTDDGKINTNGGSDFTGMPRFAAREAVLEALTKKGLYRGAQNNEMRLGLCQRTGDVIEPMIKPQWYVNCSMIGKEALDVAINDENKKLEFIPKQYTAEWRRWLENIRDWCISRQLWWGHRIPAWYATLEEDERKEVGAYNDHWVVARTEEEARKEAAEKFSGKKFELTQDQDVLDTWFSSGLFPLSVLGWPDETEDFKAFYPTSVLETGHDILFFWVARMVMMGMKLGGDVPFSKVYFHPMIRDAHGRKMSKSLGNVIDPLEVINGVTLDALHKRLEEGNLDPKELVVAKEGQVKDFPHGISECGADALRFALVSYTAQSDKINLDILRVVGYRQWCNKLWNAVRFAMMRLGDDYSPPLTLSPETMPFSCQWILSVLNKAISKTVESLNAFEFSDAANTVYAWWQYQFCDVYIEAIKPYFAGDNPAFASERAHAQHALWVSLETGLRLLHPLMPFVTEELWQRLPSPKNTERKASIMICDYPSAVENWTNEKAETEMETVLSSVKCLRALRAGLLEKQKNERLPAFALCENNLTSEIVKSHELEIRTLANLSSLEVLLKGEHAAPPGSAVETVNENLKVYLKVNRAINTEAEQEKIKNKIDELQKQKEKLQKVMSASGYEEKVPANIKEDNATKLAKILQEFDFFEKESARLVAETGNEQMEQQ; the protein is encoded by the exons ATGTCACTGCTCTTCCTCAGGAGAGCCAAGCCGTTATTTATATCTCCATTTCCTCATCACTCCACCTTCTCCTCTCTCACGCCTGCGAATCTACTCCGTCGCTCCTTTCACGGCTCCGCAACAATG TCTGAAGCAGAGAAGAAGATCCTCACAGAAGAGGAGCTCGagcggaagaagaagaaggatgacaag gCCAAAGAAAAGGAGTTGAAGAAGCTCAAAGCTTTGGAGAAAGCAAAGCTTGCAGAACTCAAG GCAAAACAGGCGAAAGATGGAACCAGTGCCCCTAAAAAGAGCACAAAGAAGAGTTCCAAACGTGACGCATCAGATGAGAATCCTGCCGATTTTGTGGACCCTGAAACTCCTCTTGCTGAGAAGAAaaagctctcctcacagatggCTAAACAATACAGTCCTGCTGCTGTTGAGAAATC ATGGTATGCTTGGTGGGAGAAATCTGATCTTTTTAAGGCGGATGCTAAGAGTTCCAAGCCACCCTTTGTTATT GTTCTTCCTCCTCCAAATGTGACTGGTGCCTTGCATATTGGCCATGCCCTTACATCTGCCATTGAG GATACGATTATTCGTTGGAAGAGGATGTCTGGGTATAATGCTCTCTGGGTTCCCGGGATGGACCATGCTGGTATAGCTACACAG GTTGTGGTTGAAAAGAAGCTCATGCGTGAAAGGGGATTGACTAGGCATGACGTTGGCCGGGAAGAATTCGTAAATGAA GTGTGGAAGTGGAAGAACCAACATGGTGGCACGATTCTGACACAGCTTCGCCGTCTAGGAGCTTCTCTTGATTGGTCTCGTGAG TGTTTTACAATGGACGAGCAAAGATCAAAAGCTGTCACTGAGGGCTTTGTacgtttatacaaggaagggcTTATCTACAG GGACATTCGGCTTGTCAATTGGGATTGTGTTTTGAGAACAGCCGTATCTGACGTTGAG GTTGATCATATCGATATCAAAGAAAAAACGCTACTAAATATTCCTGGCTATGATAAGCCAGTAGAATTTGGTCTTCTTACGTCATTTGCTTACCCGCTGGAGGGAGGCTTGGGAGAGGTTGTTGTTGCCACTACAAGGGTGGAAACAATGCTTGGGGATACTGCCATTGCTGTACATCCTGATGATGCAAGATACAAGCATCTTCATGGGAAATTTGCTGTGCACCCATTTAATGGACGGAAAATACCGATTATCTGTGATGGTATACTCGTTGATCCAAACTTTGGTACTGGCTGTGTTAAG ATTACTCCTGCCCATGACCCCAACGATTGTGAGGTCGGAAAGCGTCACAATCTtgaatttataaacatattaacTGATGATGGAAAAATCAACACAAATGGCGGGTCTGACTTCACAGGGATGCCACGCTTCGCAGCGCGTGAGGCAGTTCTTGAAGCTCTGACCAAGAAG GGTCTGTACAGAGGTGCCCAAAACAATGAAATGAGGCTTGGACTTTGCCAAAGAACCGGTGATGTTATTGAGCCTATGATTAAACCTCAATGGTACGTCAATTGCAGCATGATTGGAAAGGAGGCTCTCGATGTTGCTATCAATGATGAGAACAAGAAGCTCGAGTTTATACCGAAGCAGTACACTGCAGAATGGAGAAG ATGGCTAGAAAACATACGTGACTGGTGTATTTCAAGACAGCTTTGGTGGGGCCACCGGATTCCAGCATGGTATGCCACTCTAGAGGAAGATGAGCGCAAGGAGGTTGGTGCTTACAATGACCACTGGGTTGTTGCTAGAACCGAAGAagaagctcgtaaagaggccgCTGAAAAATTTTCTGGGAAAAAGTTTGAACTGACGCAAGATCAGGATGTTCTTGATACGTGGTTTTCTTCTGGGCTCTTTCCATTATCTGTTCTAGGATGGCCCGATGAAACTGAAGACTTCAAAGCTTTCTATCCAACATCTGTCCTAGAAACTGGACATgatattctctttttttgggTTGCTCGTATGGTTATGATGGGAATGAAACTAGGTGGTGATGTTCCATTCAGTAAG GTTTATTTCCATCCTATGATACGTGATGCACATGGGCGTAAGATGTCAAAATCTCTTGGAAATGTCATTGATCCGCTTGAAGTAATAAACGGGGTAACTCTTGATGCTCTTCATAAGAGATTAGAAGAGGGTAACTTGGATCCAAAAGAGCTGGTTGTTGCCAAAGAAGGACAAGTGAAGGACTTTCCACATGGTATCTCTGAATGTGGTGCTGACGCTCTTCGCTTTGCACTCGTCTCTTACACTGCTCAG TCTGACAAAATAAACTTGGACATCCTCCGAGTGGTTGGTTACCGCCAATGGTGTAATAAGCTGTGGAACGCCGTCAGATTTGCGATGATGAGGCTTGGCGATGATTACTCGCCTCCGCTGACTCTAAGCCCTGAAACGATGCCATTCAGCTGCCAGTGGATTCTCTCGGTGCTAAACAAGGCAATATCAAAGACGGTGGAGTCACTGAATGCATTTGAGTTCTCGGATGCAGCCAACACAGTATACGCATGGTGGCAATATCAATTCTGTGATGTGTACATTGAAGCTATCAAGCCTTATTTTGCTGGTGACAACCCTGCGTTTGCTTCAGAGAGGGCTCATGCACAACATGCCCTCTGGGTATCTCTGGAGACTGGTTTGAGACTGCTTCACCCGCTTATGCCCTTCGTTACTGAAGAACTATGGCAACGGCTGCCTTCACCCAAAAACACTGAAAGGAAGGCTTCTATTATGATATGTGACTACCCATCTGCGGTAGAG AATTGGACAAATGAAAAAGCGGAGACTGAAATGGAAACCGTTTTATCGAGCGTGAAGTGCCTGAGGGCGCTTCGGGCTGGGTTGCTGGAGAAACAGAAGAATGAAAG GTTACCTGCTTTTGCTCTGTGTGAAAACAACTTAACATCTGAGATTGTAAAATCTCATGAGTTGGAGATCAGAACGCTTGCAAATCTATCGTCCTTAGAG GTTCTGTTAAAGGGAGAACACGCAGCCCCACCTGGATCTGCAGTTGAGACGGTGAATGAGAACCTTAAGGTATATCTCAAAGTTAACAGAGCCATTAACACAGAAGCTGAGCAAGAAAAGATCAAAAACAAGATTGACGAACTACAAAA ACAAAAGGAGAAGTTGCAGAAGGTGATGAGCGCGTCTGGGTACGAAGAGAAGGTCCCTGCGAATATAAAAGAAGACAACGCGACAAAGCTTGCTAAGATTCTCCAAGAATTCGATTTCTTTGAGAAGGAAAGTGCTCGTCTCGTTGCAGAGACGGGAAATGAGCAAATGGAGCAACAGTGA